A portion of the Rhinopithecus roxellana isolate Shanxi Qingling chromosome 19, ASM756505v1, whole genome shotgun sequence genome contains these proteins:
- the ATPAF2 gene encoding ATP synthase mitochondrial F1 complex assembly factor 2 isoform X2, whose protein sequence is MKLRSSGSFIADERKRFYQNVSITQGEGGFEINLDQRKLKTPQAKLFTVPSEALAIAVATEWDSQQDTIKYYTMHLTTLCNTSLDNPTQRNKDQLIRAAVKFLDTDTICYRVEEPETLVELQRNEWDPIIEWAEKRYSVEINSSTSIMGPSVPTKTREVLVSHLASYNTWALQGIEFVAAQLKSLVLTLGLIDLHLTVEQAVLLSRLEEEYQIQKWGNIEWAHDYELQELRARTAAGTLFIHLCSESTTVKHKLLNE, encoded by the exons ATGAAGCTCAGAAGTAGTGGCTCTTTCATTGCTGATG AAAGGAAGAGGTTTTATCAGAATGTCAGCATCACACAGGGTGAAG GTGGCTTTGAGATAAACCTGGACCAGAGGAAGCTGAAAACTCCCCAAGCCAAGCTCTTTACAGTCCCCAGTGAGGCCCTGGCCATTGCAGTGGCCACTGAATGGGATTCCCAGCAGGATACCATCAAGTACTACACCATGCACCTG ACCACATTGTGCAACACATCCTTGGACAACCCAACCCAGAGAAACAAGGATCAGCTGATCCGGGCAGCTGTGAAGTTTCTGGACACTGACACCATCTG CTACAGGGTGGAGGAGCCTGAGACATTAGTGGAACTTCAAAGGAATGAGTGGGATCCAATCATCGAATGGGCTGAGAAAAG ATACAGCGTGGAGATCAACTCCTCCACCAGCATAATGGGACCCAGCGTCCCCACCAAGACTCGGGAGGTGCTCGTCAGCCACCTGGCATCTTACAACACGTGGGCTTTACAAG GGATTGAGTTTGTAGCTGCCCAGCTCAAGTCCCTGGTGCTGACCCTGGGCCTGATTGACCTGCACCTGACCGTGGAGCAGGCTGTGCTGCTGTCACGCCTGGAGGAGGAGTACCAG ATCCAGAAGTGGGGCAACATTGAGTGGGCCCATGACTACGAGCTGCAGGAGCTGCGGGCCCGCACCGCTGCCGGCACCCTCTTCATCCATCTCTGCTCCGAGAGCACCACAGTCAAGCACAAGCTCCTGAACGAGTGA
- the ATPAF2 gene encoding ATP synthase mitochondrial F1 complex assembly factor 2 isoform X1 — translation MWRSCLRLRDGGRRLLNRPAGGLCASMSPGPTIPSPARAYAPPTERKRFYQNVSITQGEGGFEINLDQRKLKTPQAKLFTVPSEALAIAVATEWDSQQDTIKYYTMHLTTLCNTSLDNPTQRNKDQLIRAAVKFLDTDTICYRVEEPETLVELQRNEWDPIIEWAEKRYSVEINSSTSIMGPSVPTKTREVLVSHLASYNTWALQGIEFVAAQLKSLVLTLGLIDLHLTVEQAVLLSRLEEEYQIQKWGNIEWAHDYELQELRARTAAGTLFIHLCSESTTVKHKLLNE, via the exons ATGTGGAGGAGCTGCCTCCGGCTGCGGGACGGGGGACGCCGTCTCCTGAATCGGCCTGCGGGTGGCCTCTGCGCTTCTATGAGTCCGGGGCCAACCATCCCGTCTCCAGCCCGGGCTTACGCCCCGCCAACAG AAAGGAAGAGGTTTTATCAGAATGTCAGCATCACACAGGGTGAAG GTGGCTTTGAGATAAACCTGGACCAGAGGAAGCTGAAAACTCCCCAAGCCAAGCTCTTTACAGTCCCCAGTGAGGCCCTGGCCATTGCAGTGGCCACTGAATGGGATTCCCAGCAGGATACCATCAAGTACTACACCATGCACCTG ACCACATTGTGCAACACATCCTTGGACAACCCAACCCAGAGAAACAAGGATCAGCTGATCCGGGCAGCTGTGAAGTTTCTGGACACTGACACCATCTG CTACAGGGTGGAGGAGCCTGAGACATTAGTGGAACTTCAAAGGAATGAGTGGGATCCAATCATCGAATGGGCTGAGAAAAG ATACAGCGTGGAGATCAACTCCTCCACCAGCATAATGGGACCCAGCGTCCCCACCAAGACTCGGGAGGTGCTCGTCAGCCACCTGGCATCTTACAACACGTGGGCTTTACAAG GGATTGAGTTTGTAGCTGCCCAGCTCAAGTCCCTGGTGCTGACCCTGGGCCTGATTGACCTGCACCTGACCGTGGAGCAGGCTGTGCTGCTGTCACGCCTGGAGGAGGAGTACCAG ATCCAGAAGTGGGGCAACATTGAGTGGGCCCATGACTACGAGCTGCAGGAGCTGCGGGCCCGCACCGCTGCCGGCACCCTCTTCATCCATCTCTGCTCCGAGAGCACCACAGTCAAGCACAAGCTCCTGAACGAGTGA